The segment TGTTGACCGCAGCTATGTCTTCCAGTTTAGTGAAAACAAGACAAGGATAGACAATACCCATGAGTGGTGCGCTCCGGGTATATTGGCCCAGAAGGAGAAACTCCAGGGGATTACGGCCGATGATCTGCCCTGGTTTTTTGAGAATATAAAGAGGTTTGAAACGATTCACGTCCCTGATGTGATGCAGCTTCCTGCCGGGGCAGCGGCGGAAAAAGAGGAATTTATGCGGGAGGGTATTCAATCCCTCGTCATCGTCCCTGTCATATCGAATAATCTTCTTATCGGATTTCTTGGGTTTGACAGCGTACGCTCGAAAAAGAACTGGCCTGAAAACATCATTTCATTACTGAAGATCGTCGGCGAGATCGTTGCCAATGCGCTGGCGCAAAAAAAGGCGGCCGAGGCCGTGAAACGCGGCTCGGCAAAATATCAGGCCCTTTTTGAGAATGCCAATGATGCGATCTTCCTTATCAAAGGTGGGGTCTTTATTGATTGCAACCCGAAGTCGCTGGAGATGTTCCGTTGCACAAAGCAACATATAGTGGGCAAAACACCGCATAGTTTTTGTCCTGAATTCCAGCCCGACGGAGGCAGATCGCAGGACATTGCCCTTGAAAAGGGACGATCCGTTGTATCGGGAAATCCCCAGTATTTTGAGTTCAGACAACGCAGGGGCGATGGGATCCTGTTCGATGCCGAGGTAAGCCTTAGCAGGGTTGATATCGCCAACGAGGTATTGCTCCAGGCAATAATCAGGGATATCACCGCACGAAAAAATTGGGAGCATGCCCTGCGGGAAAGCGAGGCAAGATATCGGTCACTTTTTGGCGAATCACAGGATGCCATATACATTACCACGCAATACGGTGCGTTTGTTGATGTGAACAGATCTTTTCTCGATCTCTTCGGCTATACGAGGGATGAGATCCTGAAACTCAATGCGAAAGTCGCCTATGTCAGCGAAAAGGATAGAGAGAATTTCAAGAAGATTATCAGGAAGGATGGCTACGTAAAGGCCTTCGAGCAGAAACTTAAAAAGAAAAACGGCACTGTCATGGACTGTATCCTCACTGTCACAACGAAAAAGGATGCCGGGGGAAGGGTTGTCGCATACCAGGGTATCATCCGGGATATTACGGCGGAAAAACTGGCGGAGCAGACGATCAGGCATATGGCCTACCACGATGCATTGACGGGTCTTCCGAACCGGACATTGTTTAATGACCGTCTCAACATGGCAATATTAAACGCACAGCGTAATCATAAACGTGCCGCCGTGATGATGCTTGATCTCGATAAATTCAAGCAGATAAACGATGTATGGGGCCATAAATTCGGAGACCTGCTGCTGAAAACAGTGGGAGAGCGGTTGATCATCACGCTGCGCAAAAGCGATACCGTTGCAAGAATGGGCGGTGACGAGTTCCTTGTCATTATACCGGAGGTCGATCATGTTGAAGATACGGATATCATCGCCGGCAAGATCCTTCAGGCATTTTCAGAGACTTTCGTAATCAGCGACCGGAATCTTTCCGTAACAACAAGCGTCGGTATCGCCATGTACCCGCAGGATGGCAAGGATGCGGAGACCCTGATCAAGCATGCGGATATTGCGATGTATGCGGCGAAGACGACCGGAAGGAACCAGTACGGGCGCTACTCCCCTCGCATGCAGGGCAGCATAAAGACAGCCGTCGGCAGTCAGCATGTTATCAAGCACTAATTTCTAAGCACCAATCTCTAAACAATTTCAAAATTTGAATATCAAATGTTCCAAACAAGTGCCTTTCAGCACGTTTTTATTTTTGAACATTTGAATTTGTTTAGGATTTAGAAATTAGGATTTAGAGTTTCTCGCCGAACGGTCTTTTCCGACATACGATATACGAAATACGACATACTATAGAATTATGGGCTGCTTTTCTCTATACGTATCCGGTTCAAGTTTCATTGACAGTTAGTCCGCCTGTTGTTAAACTTCTTGCATGGTGTCCACTATCCGTGAAGACATTGAGGCAACCTTCGAGCATGATCCGGCTGCACGAAGCGTCATGGAGGTTATCTTTTGTTATCCCGGATTCCATGCCGTGCTTTTCTACCGCTTCAGTCACTGGTTCTGGGTTCATAAGATGTACTTTTTGGGCAGGTTGATATCGCATATAGGGAGGTTCTTCACAGGGATCGAGATCCATCCCGGCGCCGTGATCGGCAGGAGGTTTTTTATAGACCACGGGATGGGAGTGGTGATCGGGGAGACCTCCGAGATCGGTGATAACGTTACCATATACCATGGCGTAACCCTTGGAGGTACTACGTGGAAGAAGATCAAGAGGCACCCGACCATCGGAAACAATGTCGTCATCGGAACAGGGGCAAAGGTCCTCGGTCCTGTAAAGGTCGGCGATAATACGAAGATCGGGGCAAACTCCGTGGTTGTCAGCGAAATCCCCCCCAACTCCATCGTTGTAGGCATTCCCGGTAAGGTTGTCTTCCGCGTTGAAGGTGAAGAAAGGATCCAGATGGATACGGGTTTTATGCCTGATCCTCAATCACGGGCCATTGCCTCCCTCCTTGAGAGGGTGAAGGTGATCGAGGAGAAGATCGCGTTGAATGAAAAAGAGGAGAAAAAGTAGAAGTATGCAGTATGTAGTGTGCGCGAAGAGCCCTGGCAATCTGCAATCTGCAATCTGCAATCTGCTATATTGTTGACGGTATGTACGAAGAACGATTTTACAGGGGAATTGCAAAACCTGAAGACCTCATCTGCTATGAAGTACAGTACAAAGAAACAGACCTTTTTTGCTGTACACGGGAAGACTTCCATGGTTTTATTATGGGGAAGGTCCTTTTTTACCGGAACCAGCTTGAAGAATATATCAAATCAAGGCCGGAATTCAGGGACAGCCTTGTGCCCATCGGAGATGATCTTTTTGCGCCCCGGATGGTGAGAGAGATGATAGAGGCCTCACGGATCATTGGAGTTGGTCCCATGGCAACGGTTGCAGGGGCAATGGCGGAGTTCATAGGCAGAGACATTGCGCCGCTTTCTGACGAATATATCATTGAAAACGGCGGCGATATTTATCTCAGGACTGATGCCGAGAGGATCGTCGAGGTCTACGCTAAGGACTCTCCCTTTAGCGAACGAATCGGCATCTCGGTGAAGCCCGACGACAGGCCCTGCGGGATCTGTACATCTTCAGGAACGGTCGGTCATTCTTTAAGCTTCGGAAAAGCTGATGCGGTATGTATCGTCGGAAGGTCTTCGCTTTTTACCGATGGACTTGCAACCTGCCTCGGTAATATTGTAAAAAAGAAGGACGACATCCCGACGGCAATCGAAAAAGGGAAAGCGTTCCACGGTGTCATGGGTATCCTGATAATCTTTGGCGAATCCCTTGGTGTTTGGGGCGATCTGGAGATAGTGGAAATATAACGGGCCGAAGGTCTGTTTCTTGCAGCTTGCGGCTGCAATAAGCGAGGTATTGAATGAAAAAGAGGATGATTTTACGGTTCAAGCGAAATACGATTGATAAACCTGTAGTGTACGGGCTTGTGAAGAATTACAACCTTGTGGTGAATATCCTGAGGGCGAACATCTCTCCGAAGGCCGAGTCCATGATGGTCCTTGAACTTGAAGGTGCGGAAAGCGACTTTGAAAGGGGCATACACTACCTCGGGAATCTGAATATCGATACGGAACCTATCGAACAGGATATCAACCGGGATGAGCTGAAATGTGTTCACTGCGGTGTCTGTACGAGCGTCTGCGCCCCGGATGCGTTATACATCCGGGACAGAAGCACCATGAAAGTAGAATTTGACTATGAGCGATGTGTCGCCTGCGAGCTCTGTGTGAAGGTATGTCCTGTAAAGGCGATGAGCGTCTTTTTCGATTAGAGGCGAAAGTGAAAAGAGTATATCTTGATAATAATGCGACGACCCCCATCCACCCCGAGGTGGCAGCAGCGATAGCGCCTTTTCTGGCAGGACTGTACGGGAACCCATCGAGCCTTCACTGGGCTGGCAGGGATGTCCGCACCCATTATGAACAGGCACGGTTGCAGATAGCGGATATGATA is part of the Syntrophorhabdaceae bacterium genome and harbors:
- a CDS encoding diguanylate cyclase translates to MVRESILSVVKATNNLEDKSEKKGSRKTKKELTAELTEIRKKLKELRDLAGRYIDDMDSARQDETRLRTIFESIRSGILLVDAERHTIVDVNTVAAKMIGLPRKEIIGTTCHKHVCPAEMGRCPITDLGQTVDNSERLLLGRGGRNIPIIKTVNSIVINGRRHLIESFVDNTERKRAEEEIKKYRDNLELLVEKRTEGFEKVKEQLQGEIAERRQAEDSLKKNETLLRLILNLSTNFICLPAEETDNGIDDVLKAIGQFADVDRSYVFQFSENKTRIDNTHEWCAPGILAQKEKLQGITADDLPWFFENIKRFETIHVPDVMQLPAGAAAEKEEFMREGIQSLVIVPVISNNLLIGFLGFDSVRSKKNWPENIISLLKIVGEIVANALAQKKAAEAVKRGSAKYQALFENANDAIFLIKGGVFIDCNPKSLEMFRCTKQHIVGKTPHSFCPEFQPDGGRSQDIALEKGRSVVSGNPQYFEFRQRRGDGILFDAEVSLSRVDIANEVLLQAIIRDITARKNWEHALRESEARYRSLFGESQDAIYITTQYGAFVDVNRSFLDLFGYTRDEILKLNAKVAYVSEKDRENFKKIIRKDGYVKAFEQKLKKKNGTVMDCILTVTTKKDAGGRVVAYQGIIRDITAEKLAEQTIRHMAYHDALTGLPNRTLFNDRLNMAILNAQRNHKRAAVMMLDLDKFKQINDVWGHKFGDLLLKTVGERLIITLRKSDTVARMGGDEFLVIIPEVDHVEDTDIIAGKILQAFSETFVISDRNLSVTTSVGIAMYPQDGKDAETLIKHADIAMYAAKTTGRNQYGRYSPRMQGSIKTAVGSQHVIKH
- the cysE gene encoding serine O-acetyltransferase, with amino-acid sequence MVSTIREDIEATFEHDPAARSVMEVIFCYPGFHAVLFYRFSHWFWVHKMYFLGRLISHIGRFFTGIEIHPGAVIGRRFFIDHGMGVVIGETSEIGDNVTIYHGVTLGGTTWKKIKRHPTIGNNVVIGTGAKVLGPVKVGDNTKIGANSVVVSEIPPNSIVVGIPGKVVFRVEGEERIQMDTGFMPDPQSRAIASLLERVKVIEEKIALNEKEEKK
- a CDS encoding UPF0280 family protein, encoding MYEERFYRGIAKPEDLICYEVQYKETDLFCCTREDFHGFIMGKVLFYRNQLEEYIKSRPEFRDSLVPIGDDLFAPRMVREMIEASRIIGVGPMATVAGAMAEFIGRDIAPLSDEYIIENGGDIYLRTDAERIVEVYAKDSPFSERIGISVKPDDRPCGICTSSGTVGHSLSFGKADAVCIVGRSSLFTDGLATCLGNIVKKKDDIPTAIEKGKAFHGVMGILIIFGESLGVWGDLEIVEI
- a CDS encoding 4Fe-4S binding protein, yielding MKKRMILRFKRNTIDKPVVYGLVKNYNLVVNILRANISPKAESMMVLELEGAESDFERGIHYLGNLNIDTEPIEQDINRDELKCVHCGVCTSVCAPDALYIRDRSTMKVEFDYERCVACELCVKVCPVKAMSVFFD